From the genome of Fusarium keratoplasticum isolate Fu6.1 chromosome 11, whole genome shotgun sequence, one region includes:
- a CDS encoding MFS domain-containing protein, whose product MSEDRPKISTAPEAHETPVVTGQHSSKRQWRPYLVDVMLNIGLGSMSFGYSSGVIGPTIAQPSFVEYFDLATRSDSTSLISCMNSLFFAGAAIFILTVPIFADRWGRRAAVAVSAAIIVISGAVMAGSVNVGQFIVFRFVSGAGTYMMISAVTLWMTEIAPPAVRGVFVSLVGASLLFGYSASAWVGYGFYHLDSPHAWRAPFAFQGLPALVLLALLYWLPESPRWLMLKGRYEEARNNLLKLHTPEEAGVEFTQIRLQVEVDKNLEDSYWAMFANRNYRKRTLIGMGTFASIQTSAILVINNYGPMIYGTLGFDNKTQLLYAAAWLTLGWGGGCLALLVVDKIPRPKFIGYGLLGCQACLIIEAALVANFVGTNNMTALRAAVAILFIFVFIYEFALDSAQFVYLGELFPTHIRAKGVSLGCGTLALMNVIWLSVAPTAFNDIGWKFYLCFIIPGCFCAFGILYFFPDTLGLPLEEIDAIFTDKETILSIPNGEVDMVHTGELTDFKEV is encoded by the exons ATGTCCGAAGATCGTCCCAAGATATCAACAGCTCCTGAAGCCCACGAGACGCCAGTCGTGACCGGGCAACACTCGAGCAAGCGACAATGGAGACCTTACTTGGTCGATGTA ATGTTGAACATTGGCCTTGGAAGCATGTCCTTTGGCTATTCTTCTGGTGTAATTGGTCCAACAATTG CCCAACCGTCTTTCGTTGAATATTTCGATCTTGCCACCAGATCAGATTCCACCAGCCTCATCTCGTGCATGAAT TCGCTTTTTTTCGCTGGTGCGGCCATCTTCATATTGACGGTCCCAATTTTCGCAGACAGATGGGGCAGGCGAGCTGCCGTAGCAGTG TCAGCTGCAATTATTGTCATATCTGGGGCCGTAATGGCAGGATCTGTCAATGTTGGCCAATTTATAGTCTTCCGCTTTGTATCTGGGGCCGG AACATATATGATGATCTCGGCAGTAACACTCTGGATGACGGAGATCGCGCCTCCTGCAGTCCGGGGAGTGTTTGTTTCCCTTGTAGGAGCCAGCTTACTGTTTGGTTACTCCGCCTCTGCCTGGGTAGGCTACGGCTTCTATCATTTGGACAGCCCCCACGCCTGGAGAGCCCCTTTCG CTTTTCAAGGACTGCCTGCTCTCGTCTTACTTGCACTTCTTTACTGGCTACCAGAATCTCCCCGTTGGCTTATGCTAAAAGGCCGCTATGAGGAAGCCAGGAACAATCTTTTGAAACTCCACACTCCAGAAGAAGCGGGTGTCGAGTTCACCCAAATCCGCTTACAGGTTGAAGTCGACAAAAATCTCGAAGATTCGTATTGGGCAATGTTTGCAAACAGAAATTACAGGAAACGGACTCTGATCGGAATGGGGACCTTTGCCAGTATTCAGACGTCCGCCATCTTGGTGATCAATA ACTACGGCCCTATG ATTTATGGCACGCTTGGCTTCGACAACAAGACGCAACTCTTATATGCAGCAGCCTGGCTCACTCTCGGCTGGGGTGGTGGGTGCCTCGCTCTCCTTGTGGTCGATAAGATACCGCGGCCGAAATTCATCGGTTACGGTCTCCTCGGGTGCCAGGCATGCCTCATCATCGAGGCGGCATTGGTCGCTAACTTCGTGGGTACCAACAACATGACTGCTCTCAGGGCTGCAGTTGCGATCCTAttcatcttcgtcttcattTACGAGTTTGCATTGGATAGCGCCCAATTTGTCTATCTGGGTGAATTATTCCCAACCCACATACGGGCCAAGGGGGTGTCACTGGGTTGCGGAACACTTGCATTGATGAATGTCATATGGTTGTCTGTTGCACCAACCGCTTTCAA TGATATTGGGTGGAAATTCTATTTGTGCTTTATTATTCCGGGATGCTTTTGTGCCTTTGGGATTCTGTACTTTTTCCCAGATACTCTCGGTCTGCCACTGGAGGAGATAGATGCGATTTTTACG GATAAGGAAACGATCCTTAGTATCCCGAATGGCGAGGTAGACATGGTCCATACAGGTGAACTCACTGATTTCAAAGAGGTCTAA